The Vigna angularis cultivar LongXiaoDou No.4 chromosome 6, ASM1680809v1, whole genome shotgun sequence genome contains the following window.
ACTTCTATTCTTCAACTACTCATTGTTGATGATATACATTTTCTCTTATGAAAAGTTTACTGCATGCAtttactttctcttttatttcatttccattaatatctattttcttgatttttttatttatttatgttttcaatcCATTTACctaacatatttattaatttatctttttttgttCTGTCTTCCTGTCTCTGTTACCCTTTTCTTACAATCTTCCTCGTTTGAGGGTACGTACATAATCATAACTCTTTCTTTGACAGGCTTTAGGGATGTAGTTGGTCGTTAGAAAAAAATTGGTTTTATTTATGATTGCTAATTTTACAAGCTACGATAAAGCCGTCGgctttattttcttaaaatgatttattaatatttgaaatgagattttgttatctttattattttctgtgTATAAAATATGGTACTTttacaaatattgaaaaaaggGAATAATTTCTAAACAAGACAAGACTGATCTTTTTCATAACTGTTTGGAGTTAAAATAAGTCCAAATATTTACAGGTACTTTGTTTGGATACCTACCATATTTACGGTAAAATACCTTTGcccttatttaatttaaaaaattttgaaaacatattttcacaTTTTAGATTGTTCTCAATTATATAAATGGATccttttatcattataatatatgaattttactATGACAACCGTTAGAGATGTCtcattaaatacatatttactCTATCTGTCCTAATAattacacaattaaaaaaaattgtacacaataattaagaataagaacaaatatattattttgaaaataatttcattaaaattactCACTTTCTCAATGCATTAAGGGTTTCACtagttaaaaacaaaagaaaaaactgatTTGATCCAATGATAAACCgtggaaaaattaaatttctgtACTCCTGAAAGCCATGATGAATTTGATAATTTTGCAGGGTGTGATACCCCTATGGAAAGAAGTAGAATACTACAAGGAGTACCAAAAGAAATTGAGGGCTTATCTTGGTGAGGAGAATGCTAATGAAATACTAAGTGAGGCATTGTATTTGGTAAGCATAGGAACCAATGACTTCCTTGAGAACTACTATGCCCTAACTGAAAGAAGGTGTGAGTTCCCGAGTGTTGAGCAGTATGAGGACTTTCTCATAGGCCTTGCTGAAAACTTCTTCAGAGAAATTTATGACCTTGGAGCAAGGAAAATTTCTCttactgggttgcctcctatgGGCTGTCTTCCACTAGAGAGAGCAATGAACATTTTGGAGTTCCATAATTGTATGGAAGAGTACAACAATTTGGCTTTGGAGTTCAATGGAAAGTTGGGGTGGCTAGTCTCAAATCTCAACAATGACCTACCTGGACTTCAAATGATAGATGCAAATGTCTATGATATCTTTCTGCAAATCGTTAAAAATCCTTCTGATTTTGGTAAGTTCTAATTACAATCTCCATTCATTGCTATCATATATTAATCGCTgcagttttaaattttttggtaTTCTTTCAAGTAGATTCCATCAAAACCCCTTATTTTAAATGGGTACCGAAGTCACTTCCTATATTAAGTGTTGGTATCTGATTCCTAAATAATAAAGctactataattttaaattttttattccgATTTAGTTGTTCTCTTGATctcaataaaatcattaaaaggGTAATGTTACTTACACTGTTTTTGGACTGCAGGTTTTGAGGAAGCAAAAACAGGATGCTGTGGAACAGGGAGATTTGAGATGGGTTTTCTATGTGACCCAAAATTTACATGCCAAGATGCAAATAAGTATGTATTTTGGGATGCATTCCACCCCTCACAAAAAACAAGTCAAATACTCTCAAACTATTTGATAGAAAAACATCTAGTAATGTTTCTTTGATTATTGAACAACACAGGAGGAGTCTAGATTCTGAGTGATTTACGTACcatataatacatttatatatactaTGTACATTAGTACATATAACAACGTTTAtagaatattattaataattgcaTATGTATGTAGTTGTTAGTAGATGTTTCCTTAAGAATGATCCAGTAAAAATTTGCATGTTGTCAAAAGCAAGCAAGCTTCTTCTGAAGATAACAGGCAATGACTCTTCTGATAATACTCACCTATTGTTTAAGTTCTGCATAACACCTGTGattacttcttcatcttcatgaAAGAGGATGTTGTTGCTGTTAAACACGACAAAATAAGTACAAGGTAGGGTTGGAAGGATGAAATTAGTAGGAGTATCGAATCCACAAATCTCTCTCACTCTCCTTTCAAACTATACCATTTACATCTCTGGGATATCTTTGTGATAATTCAGTAGGCTTTGCAAGCCTTTGGGCCAGTGGAAGGTTCTTTCCAGACAAAGGCTTCTTTCAATTTGAGTTCACTTCTGTTAAAATAAACTCTCACTAAAATATAAACTCTCACGCACACAGAGTACAAATCATCCAAGAACTCCCGCTGCACACATAGTACAAATATTTCTCTGTtggataaaacaaaaaaaagctCTGCGCCACTCTCATAAAACGGCGGGGTTGCTTTTCATTTAATGAACGAAGCCTTTAAATAGACTCAaaagataatcaattacataataaaacctaattgaataaaaacaaaGGATGTGGTACTACTAGAATAATAACCAAACAATGAAACGCACACTATaactaaaattaacaaaactacAATTATACCCCTTAAccttaattttaaagtttatcaaacaaaatttccccataaactttaaaatcatCCTTCCTTCATCCCTATCAACTTTCTTAATTCCTGAAATGATGAGTAATGGCTTCGTGAATATATCAGCTATTTGCTTTTTGCTTTTTACGTGTTCAAGCTCCACACTCCCTTCCTTTACCTTTTTCCAGATGAAATGAAAACGGACATCAATATGCTTACTTCTCTCATGATTGACTGTGTTCTTTGCCAGCTCAATTGTCGATCTATTATTTACTCTGATCAACACCTTTTTGTTAAGCAATTAGTAGAGcatagaaaaataagaaaagattgTACTATTTTATTGAAATGTCATAACTCATCCACTCCCAACCAAGGTGGACGAAAAGAAGTGTACAATCAgaagtaagagaaaaaaatcaCAGAATAGTCACAAAGAAAGATACTAGAATTACCATAACCCTCCCTCCCACTTTCTCTCTCCATATATCCAGGATTTCTTATACAAAATCCCTTAGCATTCTATTTCGGGTACGTGTCCTAGTCCCACGTCTCACTTTATGAATTTCCGAGTTGTTAGTAACTACCCCATCATTTTCCATATTTTGTCCCTCTATATGTATATTTACTATATTATTATCTTACCTGTCAGATTTTTCAGCTAGTACCTTTGTTACATTTTTCTTCTTGCATTATCTCTAAATTCTTCAATAGGTTTCTCAGCCAGATTGCATGCCGGACACTCCAAGATGCTGCCACATATTCAGTCTCTCATGTTGATAGTGCAACAATAAGTTGTTTCTTTGAGAGCCAAGTAAATGTTGTATCTCCTATAATGAAGACATAACCAGCTATACACTTTAGGTCATCCACATCTCCACACCAGTCGCTGTCTGAATACCCACTAAGCCGGTAATTATTCGACTTAGTATACCATAATCCGAAAAACATAGTtctctttacataccttagtaTCCGCTCTAATGCTTTCCAATGAGAATATCTTGGCTCTTCCATAAAACGGCTTGTGACTCCCACACTCAACATAAGGTCTAGCCTTGTGTTTGTTAAGTACCTGAGACTTCTAATCAAGCTTCAATATCTGCTTGCATCAACACGAACCCCTTCTCCATTTTTTGATAGCTTTGTGTCAGGTTCCATTGGAGTAGAAACCGGATTGCACTTGATCATCTTTGCCTTTTTCAGTATATCTTCAACATACCTCTTTTGAGACACAAAAATCCCTGTTGAGCTTTGATTGACCTCCAAACCcaaaatatatttcatcatGCCTAGATCGGTCATTTTGAACTCCCTCTTCATCACTTCTTTAAATTTTCAACCAGCTCGACTTTACTTTccatgaaaataaaatcatctACATATAGAGCAACAATCAACATACATGTTTTGTGCTTCTTAAGGTATAAAGCATGTTCATACGGACATTGCTCATAAGCATTCTTCTTGAAATATGTATCAATTCTTTCATTCCATGCTCGAGGAGCTTGTTTTAGACCATACAACGCCTTCTTCAGCTTCAAcaccttcttttcttcaccccttCTCATGTAACCAAGAGGTTGCTCTACATATACCTCCTCTTCAAGAAAACCATTTAAAAATTCAGACTTCACGTCCATCTACTGAATCTTCCATCCTTGTCGAGTGGCTGGTGAAAATAGTAGCCAGATTGTTTCCATCCTTGTCACTAGAGCGAATACTTCATCATAGTCAATCCTCTTCTACTGTTTGTAGCCCTTCACCACAAGTCGGGCTTTATAGCGCTCCACTCATTGGtacaaaaatattgtataatgttgttattttttggcctttcacgtcgaatttgaggacgacgtcatatcaggagacgttaaattgacaaaatttaaaaaattcgacctcaatcaaattgacatcgaatttagttaatatttgacgttaaccaatttttttattttttttaattaattgtaatccttttttacaactctacgagacctgaaaagtggaaaaacaacaaatttcaatttttggtatgaacgtgtagtatagtatcaacaacaaacaacaataacaaacaacaaacaagttaaatcaaacaacaacatcaacaacaacaaacaagttcaaccaaataacaacaacaaataagtttaacaaaaaacaacaacaaacaagttcaacaaataagttcttgaaaacgaaaaagaaaacgaaaactaaccttcaaaaggtgcattcgtcggaataaagtgtttccacgagtgagagagaaagcagaatacgcctatgaaggacaagaacatgaaaataattggtcaaaacaaacgaaaattatacataaagtagttaattaacatgcatttgtatcaaatgaaagaaatattacatgtgatggtcgtcaaacttcgttcgagaaaagtttgagaagaagaGGGTCTCatgcgctaagataaagtgaatgaattttcaatctcttactcaaattaaaaaggggaaacttttggctgacaaataatacgtcgaaacTCCTACAAAATTTGAAGtattatatgtggtttaaaagaaaaaagaaaaaacaattaaaaaggGGTTAGTTTTTGGCTTCttgataacggtttaaaatactgttatctgttatgtaattttgatactaaatgcactcTTTTTAACATAGAAACTTGTTTtgactcatgtttttgctttaattttgtgaataagagagttgaggttatacttgatgattttatcaccaaattcccttgattttgtaggctattggaattatttgaaggaagagttaaagtaccaaacaGCTGGattgcagaaaagtcaaccatagTGCAAAAAactcaaccagaaaagtcaactgcGAAGCTTGGGCGCCTAGTGGAGGCTTGGGCACCAGAAATTGAtgtccaccgcccgggcgcccaaAAAGGGTCGCCCGAGCGTCGTGCGTTGTGGAATAGGCCTATTTTTTGCTCTATTTTGACTCTTTTGGACAAGGCcctatttctactcttttcctactctatttaaaggacccaggcgctctaggttttgtatctctggctggagcaacacaacaacacactttTCTACTCTCTGAAGGCAGATCTGGAGGCgagagcttcctcttctactcttagagttttactatctcatgcttttccattgttcatatagtttctccatgtctatgggaaactaaactctatttgttgttggggaatgatgtgaccttgtgaactctcatgtatttgaattgattcttaatttatatgctttattcattatttgttagggaattcatctgtttctaatgtttgctctatttaactcatttagtgcatgatttatgaattgcatgagtgcctcaggttcttgttgaattctcccaaggataatatttctcagggatgagggtatgagtagttggtcgtcttaagctcttgatcttcagacttaattctctaggaacgctaggaattgcatgaactaggaattaaggcaggcttattacGCCAAGGGATTAGGTTataagtactttagtgagtgacgttaacattaatgcataaagaagaattcttatatacatgagagggaacttggtgaaatctaaccccaacaacatattcatctcatattaaacaacatccattcatctttgtgttactctactattgatcaatttgcattcatatttaattttctatctttgcattttaaaccaatgatctcgtttattttaagtcttaattaattaagttatcacacgactgtttagTGCTAAGAATCCTCTgagatacgatacttggtcttatcattttatattacttgtgcgatttggtacatttgtcaatccatcaacaagtttttggcgccattgtcggggactcacggtttaaactattctatttgtgtgattcttaattaattttggctttattctattttattttattttattttattttattttattctattttattttattttcatatcttttatttttatttttatttttgtttttgtgctaacaatattttctagggttttgtgtctaatgcttgcaggatgcaattcggacaagaaattaattatatggaCAATCAATTCCACCAAGGTATTTTCAACCACtagtgggaacctcactcaagcatggatcaaagtcaatttgggcATGCTACCGAACAATTTTATAGAGAACCAtaacaacaatggcaacaacaaccctctctcTCTTAGAAAGATGGGCTAAGATGGATGATGCACTTCAACAGTTAATGCAGATGTctgattctcatcataaaagcaATGAAGCATCATTCACAAGGATAGGGAGCCAAATTGGTCACATGATTCAGAAGCTGAATGATCTTGGGAGTAACATGAAAGCTAACCCTAGAGAGGAGTGCACAACTGTTATCACTAAAAGTGGAAAggttttagatgagagaaaaatagagagaaaagaagaagaaagtttgagcgaagaagagaaagatgtagagaaagaagaagaagagagtgagataaaagaaatagaagaagaaagtgaagaaaagaaaaaaagagaggaagaagatgagagaaaaatagagagaaaagaaaaagaaagtctgagtgaaaaagagaaagatgaagagagaaaagaaagagaaagatgaagggagaaaagaaaaagaaaaggttgagagagaaaagaaaaaaattgagaaaaatcttttctaccctaaggagtgttccaaacaagaaaaagagagggaagaaaagaaaaagggagagagagaggatgagagaaaaaagaaagaatcatataaAAAACCCCTTCCTCACCCAAAGAattatcataggaaggaaaaagaaaaacaatttgagctcttcatggaaatcttcaagaaattggaagtTAAACTTCCTAGGATTAGGGCACTACAACAGGTTCCTGACTATATTAAATtcctaaaaaaattcaacaaaaagaaaaaaatatctagaAAAGGGAACAATTGAGGCATAGGGAAATTGTAGTAGGTCAAgacatttctttttatctttctattttttatctttttttttatttttttttatcttttcatctttttatctttttatctttttatatcttttcaattttttttatctttctatcttttcaaattttttttatctttttatcttttcaatttttttttatcttttatttttttatctttctatcttttcatctttttatctttctatcttttatcttttcatctttttatcctttttatctttttatttttttattttttttatctttgtatctttttatcttttcaatttttttaatctttttatcttttcaatcttttgttatctttttatcttttatttttttatcttcctatcttttcatctttttatcttttatctttttatctttttatctttttatttctattttattttttatctttatctttttatctttttattttttttatctttatcttttttattttgttatttttttttatcttttcatctttttatctttttattttgtttttatatttttatatttttatatttttattttttatatttatctttttatctttttatttttttatctttatcttttttattttttttactttttatctttttattttattttattttatttttatttttattttttctttatatctttttttttatcttttagtgctaattgggtgctctagtgtagtgttctttagtgtttgtaggataaaattcgaaaatttgtactaggagcacaagatcatcaaaagaagaaggaagaaggtCGTAGGGtgcgcctgggcgccccattaagggcgctgagcgctgGCCTCCAAGTGCTATGTTCATCAAGACTCTGTGCATGAAGTGGTTAAAGATACCAAAGATGGTGAACACGAAGATGTTGCAGACAAGTTGGTGTGATAAAAGCAAAAGGAACACTAACATCATAGATGCAGAttgtgcttaatggtgtcaggctcgtgacattaaacaagcgcttgttgggaggcaacccaacttctgattttttttaagtgattatttgtgtggtctagatttgattttgctttgcaggaatgacaacatctactgatggatacttctacaacatctactaatggatgttgcTATGACGAGGATGATGAATGACAACATCTAATGATGGATGCTGTTATGGAAGAGGATGTTGACTacacatctactgatggatgttaggtgatTAGGCATCTACTTATGGATACCAATgaagataagaaatattaacatctactaatggatgctatgtgattggacatctactgatggatgttactgacaacatctattgatggatgctatgatgatgaagatggtgtcaagctagtgacattaaagaagcgcttactaggaggcaacccagctttctaaacctttctttttaatcttttgttttgttatttgttttctttttaattaattgttttattattgtactttgcttgaatgaaCCACAATGCTTTGATTCAACtatgttgtgttttgtgatgagtattACTTTGTGATATTTtagtgtattgattgatgttgagatgatgcatgatgtgttGATATACAGGTGATGGCTCAAAAAGTAGgaaacaggtgcttgaggtaaaatttaattgagatatTGAGCATaatgtttttctgaattctgggacttgagagtttacctgtgtgagttttgggctttagagttgttgtgaataattgctattactttggatgcatgaatgattttgcccaaattttctgtgattgaactacttgcttgcatgtttcatatgatcaaggtcatcttttgttatcccttattTTTTTAGCCTACTCAtgaatttttccaaataaaaagagaacagttgttccatcctttgaacctttaaccttaagcatgttttgaaaaccctattttaaattctttaccttgagttgagttgagaatatttgtgaggtattgataaaggttcaagtttggggttgttagaAAAATAAGCAGTAagcacaaagaaaaagaaaaagagaaatcaaaaggaaagaaaaaataaaaagaaaagctcacTACAAGGGAAAAGGTTGGGAACAAGAAAAAGatcttcttgaaaagagaacctgTATGTAAttgttaaattcataaatatctctcttaactcaaggattttgcattCCTGAAAAATCATGTTTCTTCTTAGCtcagccaagttacaagccaagaaaagcccttgtgataaAAACCTGCTTGTAGtatgtttgattttggttaaatgaaaggcaaaattaatttgtgtgacattgtgatagcagagtgaaagaaacaccaacacctcactatacactttTGAGggcttgagtgatacacttttgagtgcttgagtgaaacatttTCTTTGGTGAAGAGTAGTTCTCTAAATTTCTGATTACATctctgcttggttgattgatcattcttaagaatagcatttgttgaaacatatgagcatcacattaattttaattgaattaagacatctgcacatcttgactgacatctttatgctgagttgataaaagtgatctcttGTCttaagaagaaaaggtttttgaaaaaggttgagtcattgtagtgattgttctgaaaagctaagttacaatttgttttgcttgaggacaagcaaagttctaagtttgagGTTGTGATAAcgaattaaaatacaataatctGTGATGTacttttgatactaaatgcaccctttttgacttagaaacttgctttgactcacgtttttgctttagttttgtgaataagagagttgaggttatacttgatgattctATCAccaaattcccttgattttgtaggctatttgaatgatttgaaggaagagttaaagtaccaaaaagttggaatgcagaaaactcaaccagagtgtagaaaagtcaaccgcGAAGCTTCAGCTCCAGAAAAGTCGTGCATCGTGGAATAGGCCCATTTTTTGCTCTGTTttgactcttttggaccgggccctatttctactcttttccaactctatttaaaggacccaggcgctctaggttttgtatctctggctggagcaacacaaccgCACACttttctatttgttgttggggaatatgtaaccttgtgaactctcatgtatttgaatgaatttttaatttatatgttttattcattatttgttaGGGAATTTATCTGTTTCTAATGCTTGCTctttttaactcatttagtgcatgatttatgaattgcatgagtgtctggaggttccttacaattcaggttcttgttgaattctcccaagggtaatatttcttagggatgagggtatgagtacttggtcgtcttaagctctcgatcttcagacttaattctCTAGGAACGGTAGGAATTGCACAAaataggaattaaggcaggcttattacGCCAAGGGgttgggttctaagtactttagtgagtgacgttaacattaatgcataaagaagaattcttatatacatgagagagaacttggtgaaatctaaccccaacaacatatttatctcatattaaacaacattcgttcatctttgtgttactctactattgatcaatttgcattcatatttaattttctatctttgcattttaaaccaatgatctcgattattttaagtcttaattaattaagttatcacacgactatttagtgccgagagtcctctaggatacaatacttggtcttaccattttatattatttgttcgatttggtacacttgccaatccatcaacacttctggctgacaaataatacgtcgaagcccTTACAGAATTtgacgtattatttgttgtttaaaggAAAACAGAAAGAAGACTTAAAAAGGGTGACTCTTTAGCTTCTGACTGACAAATATTACATCGAACCCCTATAAGATTTGACGTACTATTGGTcgtttaaaagaaagaaaaaagagaatgatgcattggtttaaataattaccatcaTAGAACGTCGAATTGAATGAGGCTTCGACgttctacaattgcatttaTGTACCAAAATgccaccgatcatttttaatgttggctGTTCAGTTGTTGAACGTTGAGcacgtgacgttatacgttgtttttgcactagtgaccTCTCCTTCtgcattaattttctttttgtatacTCACTTTACACCAATTGGCTGAAAACCTGTGGGTAAATCTGTCAGCTCCCAAGTTTCATTTTTTCCAATTGAGCTAATCTCCTCATCCATAGCTTTCTTCCATCATTCATCAAGCATGGcttcttcaaattttatatcttttgcACCTATTAACAAACATGCTACATTTACCTCTTCATTGGAGTTATCTAAGCTCTTGCTAGTCATATCTCTCTTCAAACACCTTTTATGCAAGATCTTCACATGTAGTTCGTACAACCAAAATCTTCGCTTTTACCTTAGCTGCTAGACGACCATgcttatcttttaaatatagtACTTGATCTTTCATAAAAACtgaattacctttttcaattatCTGACTCATGCTTAAAATATTGCTCTATAACTCGGAAACATAGTAAACGTCCCTAATCTCTCCAACTCGTCCATCCTTCTGCATATGTCGGATTGTTCCACGCCCTTTCACAGCCACCTTGGAGTCATCTCCAAAAGACACAAATTCGGCCTCCACCTTGgtgagtttataaaaaaaattctcgtTTCCACACATGTGATTACTTGCTCAAGTATCTAAATAGCATACTGAGTTGGTAGAAATCTCCTCAACCTTTGATTTCAAGCATGGTCCAACATCTGAATTCTCCACCTTCGACTCTGAGATCTTTGACATCAACAAAATCCccatctcttcttcatcttcttcttttgtaagaatgtttctctcacttttcttctCGGCTTGACAAAATTTAGCAATGTGACTAAGCTTACCACAGTTGTAGCACTTCATTGATCTACATTCATTTGGATAGTGACCGTGATTgtcacacttaaaacactccaCTTCTGATCGATCTCCTCGGCCTTTCCCTTGTCCTCAATCATGCCAATTTTGCTGACCGGTTTGCTCTTCATTGCCTTGACAACCTCATCCTCGTCCTCGGCCTCCTCGGGTtccctccttttcttcttcttcctcagttCGCGGGCTTTTAATGACCCAACTAACTCCTCCATAGTGAGAGTTGACAAATCTTTTGTCTCTTCAATAGTGACCACGATACTTTTAAAATCATTCGTCAAATTTCTCAAGATCTTTTCCGCAACCCGGTTAGGAGGAACCTCTTCTCACTAGTAACAAAAGTGGTTTCTAACGCgccatatacgcttcggttatgcaaaaaccgaagcgtaaacacctatatacctcggttgcgCCTTACCCCAAAGCGGAATGGAGGTACTGCCCCGGTTACTAGAAGACCCGAGACCTACACCTCTACACATAACACTACAAATCAGACCTTTTTGTCTGACAAGTTTTTGAAAAGCCTTATTGCCTCGGTTTGTTAGGCAACTGATGCCCATACACATGTGCATGTCAGGTT
Protein-coding sequences here:
- the LOC108342062 gene encoding GDSL esterase/lipase At2g42990; protein product: MNLMSAIGKMGKGYAPWLLFITQILILLHFSACKVPAVIVFGDSSVDSGNNNFIPTIARSNFEPYGRDFLNGNPTGRFSNGRIPPDFVSEAFGIKEAVPAYLDPAYTISDFATGVCFASAGTGYDNATSNVAGVIPLWKEVEYYKEYQKKLRAYLGEENANEILSEALYLVSIGTNDFLENYYALTERRCEFPSVEQYEDFLIGLAENFFREIYDLGARKISLTGLPPMGCLPLERAMNILEFHNCMEEYNNLALEFNGKLGWLVSNLNNDLPGLQMIDANVYDIFLQIVKNPSDFGFEEAKTGCCGTGRFEMGFLCDPKFTCQDANKYVFWDAFHPSQKTSQILSNYLIEKHLVMFL